The Anolis carolinensis isolate JA03-04 chromosome 2, rAnoCar3.1.pri, whole genome shotgun sequence genome contains the following window.
ATTTAGAGGATTTTAATACTTGGTGGCCCTGTAGATATTGTTGGATGGAAACTCTCTAACTCTAGGAGTGTTACAGGCCCCACCTGCTGCAGAAGCATGCTGAACCTTCATTAGCAAGGATTTTATTAAAAATGCAGCGAATCTCAAATAATGCTGTGCGAGATTTTAGGTTACTAAGCCTTCAATTTTTTAGGCCCTGCCTAGACTGACCCATTGGGCCTTATGTGCTTATTTCTTTGTTGTATTTAGCAAAATACGGTACATCTTAACTAAATAAATATGAATCTAATTGTATAAATTCTTAAAATTTTACTTGCCAATTAGCTCTAAAACGAATGCCCGGTTCATTTGATTTACaaacatcttaaaatattttctgcagtgcagatgttatggttgagccttatggctccgatactgggagacgtggtcgtaagactcctcgggagtcagactctcttgaggagcgagaaaggaaacggctgcgggacttatttgcagaaccaactgacgaagactcctttgagggttttaccgagggaatggaggaagagatggttagctcagaggatgatatggaatggactcgtgtgagggaggatttgggtgccaccggcaatgatagtatgggaggcgactggggggttgcaggattagacccgtggacgagctggagggatgggacgggatccacagctggggatgctgtggggcgtagtcaaaggtgttttagttctgatgaggaggatgatgatgaggcacctggaattagggtaacagctgacagcgatgaggagttgtaactggcataaaatggggtttagaatccagggctaattgcgttgggcaaggtaatctggacgaacgcttgggctcttgttgggaatttcctgaagacgggtgtaattcgtttgctgaatacgtaagttaccaaggacactgggcatagacggcgggaggaactgtgtgggcttttcctgtgcaacttgtgtttaatcttaatagcttggacctccgtcgtctttttgacggacattaattgcctactctggattgacgctggactgactgactgactacgaccttggactatcccttctgtgattatcggtggaactggtgaactcaagacgtctgtacctggccttcgaccttggaccggattgggaccccgctgactgcttctgccctgattgatgtgtttggacccggagtttgcttgctgcacggaggagtaacaacttagttaatcaaccacagctgttgagtagcagagagtaatctgctgccagttatttatgtttcattgaatcttagtttaccagtttttgtttgctttaagagccaggctgaagtaagcatttttggtttaacccggattaaactcccgtttaatccggtttatcttttgaactgttttttagtgtcttttcatattgaaggagagtttttgcctagccctttgtcttttacgggcattttttggttttgtatctttaataaactgtgttgaatcttatctggtggcgttctgtctgtgacagcaGATGTCTATTTAGAGACACTGACCAAGACTGTGTATTTCATCATTCCTGCTAGCAGAACGGACCTTCGGGTTATTTGAGCTACTGTTCTTTCACATTATGTTCAGATACAAAAATCAACATGCTGGTTTATGTTTCACTAGAATTTTAATGGGTTTCTCAAATGAGTCCATTTTATTCTTGCATCTTCTCAATTGTTTCTTCCTtgtattttcctttctctttgccaaCTTGGCGAGACTTTGCTTTCCGTTCCAATATCTTTTTGCGATCCTTGTCCAGCTTTAGTCTTGTGATTACcacctaaaaaataaaataaatgtttagcaGTATTCAATCGTATGCtttaaaaacatgttattttagAAGCAACTGCTGAGAAAATCTATATGTGGAGGGGAAGCCTGCCAAAATCTACTGAACCTATATATTAAACCAGAGCAGTTAAgaaggagttttttttttgttttgtctctctctctctctctctctctatatatatatgtgtgtgaccAGTCAAGGAATGCTtggcaaaattaaaatacatggagTGTCTGAGAAAACTTTCCACAAAAAGGGTTGCCTCTAGCACTTGTTTTAAACCGTGCATTAATAGTCTTGCTGTACTCTGAAATTTGTAACAGCACTACCAAGTTGCAAATATAATCCTGAAAAAGCAATGCAGTGtcattcataaaaaaaaactgGACACTGACTCTCCAGTTTTAATTCATGTATTCctattaaaaatatttctgctttCATTGGTATCTTGATTTCTAATATCTTTTCTAATCattcctggatttttttccaaaatattttggctTTTCCACAgtaccaccacatatggtaatacgttccttccttctccccgcatttccagcattttgtgtttagattttttttactttattaatTTCTGAGGAGTCATGTGCCACCTATAGGCCATtttttatccaattctcttttaaatctatcacataactatattttatttttttattccacatTGCCTCCCATTCTTTCTGCCTAATTGTTCTTCCTATGTTTTTTTCCCATCTGATCATGTAgtgcttttcctcttctttctcaatttcccattctaataattttatatatttttgttattacttTCCTGTCTGTTTGCATTATTTTGTCCTAAAACCTATTTTGTTCTGAGAAGCCTATTtccttgtcttttaaaaatgttcttttatttGCCAGTATTGGTACCATGAGATGTTTTAAtctaatttattcatttgttGTTGAGTTTTCATTTTCCATTCCCCTCCTTGTTTCTCTGGTAAGTCTTTGTATCCTAGCCATCTGTTCCATCCTAGTATTCTCTTTTGTGATGCTTCTAGGGGTGATATCCAAAGTGGTGTTTTatcgtatacagtgttccctcactacttcgcagttcgcttttcgcggattcacggtttttcaataaactctaaaagactattataaatcataaaaaattacaatttacagcctaatgaagtgaggaaggagaagccgaagggagagaaaaggagcccgagcggcaacaggagaaggtgatttatcaacacacagttggttgataaagacttaaaatagtgtataactactaaaataatgtataaatattaaaattaatatagtgtccctactttgcggattttcacttattgcgggtggtcctggaacgtaacccccgcgataagtgagggaacactgtaatttctTTTTATACTTTTCCCAAGTTTTGAGTATTTTGTACTAATTGTAGATGATTGTAATACTTGTAGGTCTCATCACAGCCTCATACATTTCCATTTCCTGAAACCTTGGGATTTAGTTCACTGGAAGTAGAACAAATACCATAAAATAAAGCAAGCCTATCAACAGAAGTGCTAACAGAAAAAGTTGATCCACATACAGTGTTAAATCAAAACTGCTGTTAGTTAAAATGCTATCACTCGCAGCTTTTTTTACCTGTTGGAAAACCTAGTGTAGACCATGTCCCATTGATGTATGCTCCTGCTACCTAGCCTATTAACATGCCAAGGATCACGACTACAATGAATAATCCCCAAGGTAATAGGGTCTTGCCAACCATCACCCTTTCACTCTTCTTTCAAACCAATGTCAACAGAATAAATAAAATCCTAGTTTTTTAAAACCATGTAGTGATACGAATGTGTAAGTTAGGTGTTGTTACACAACACTTCAGAAGAATGTATACTATCAAGATGATGTAACATCTTATAATAAATTCCTCTATAGCTTCAAAATATGGGAAGAAAGAATCAGCAGGGACATCCCAGGGGGATAGAATTGACTGAATGGATGTGGCCTGCCACTGCCTGCATCTGAGCCAGGGGACTTTCTTTCATGAAGACATGGAACAAATTAGACTCGGCAATGACAAATGCTATTCAAAGTCTGCTTTCTGCCTGAGATGCAATCTCTTTGTACCAATCTCCAATACATCTACTAGCTGGGATAATACATGGCAAACATAAGCACCTGACACTGCCTTTACTTTCACCAGTAAAACTTTGCATCTTTTGCTTTATCTAAACATGTTAAACAcctgaacaaaacaaaatctaAACAAACGGTAAGTCTTAACTccaaaacatcaagaaagactGAGATATTGTATTTTAGCCAAATTAATTCTACTTCACCAATTAATGAACTAATCTgtactaatatttatttatatagcttCAAACAATTATTTCTGGAAATGGAAGATTCAATCCTAGAAATGTTTCAATTTTCACCAAAGTTACCTTGCTAGGGTGGATGCCAACATGTACAGTTGTGCCATTGGCTTTCTCACGTTGTACGCGTTCAATGTAGATAACATATTTCTTCCTGTACACCTGGACTACTTTGCCAATTTGCTGCCCTTTGTAATGGCCCCGGACGACCTAAGAATGCAGAAATAATTTAGAGGTTTCAGGTAGAAATGACTCTCTTTCACTATCATTATCTATTTTGTAACAGCAAGTACAAGGAGGACGACATTCTGCAAACATATAGTTAGAGAAGGCTCTACCTTGTGTGTTGCATTAAGAACAATGCAACCACTAGCTGGGAAGCACATGAAGGACAAGAAAAAAGACAGGTGTCCTTGCAACATGATTTCTATGTAATGGTAATGATTTGAACTATGAACTGGAAATACTAACTGTAAAAATATCACAATGGTATGAAATCAGACAAAACAGAATTCATGTGATCCAAACTACACACtcttttaatactgttaataACTGTAACTAATTTAGAGTAGTAAAAATTAGCAGACCACTCAATGAAGGCCTTACAAAGGTTTTTACCACTCTAAATTTGTTACACTTCTGTATTATAAGAGTATATATCCCACAcaagggagaaaagcagaataaaaatacattagtaatgatgatgatgtataatTTGGAAATCACTTGTTAGACTTTTGAAATGCcagatatattttttattgtttcagcaGACTGATACAGGTCTCCTTTCACCTAACACAATTATAGTACTGCAATGGCTGCAGTCTATAGTACtttgggattcatagtttggtgaggtactaccAGTCTGGCAGATAATTCTAAATAC
Protein-coding sequences here:
- the rpl26l1 gene encoding ribosomal protein uL24-like; its protein translation is MKFNPFVTSDRSKNRKRHFNAPSHIRRKIMSSPLSKELRQKYNVRSMPIRKDDEVQVVRGHYKGQQIGKVVQVYRKKYVIYIERVQREKANGTTVHVGIHPSKVVITRLKLDKDRKKILERKAKSRQVGKEKGKYKEETIEKMQE